In a single window of the Streptomyces sp. 846.5 genome:
- a CDS encoding sugar ABC transporter permease, with product MIVVTQLPFVGTLVISFMRWNALDPGNRGFGGLSNYRNAFSNPALRSAIVTTVVLTASVVLVSLLLGLGLALLLDRRFRGRGIVRTMLITPFLVVPVASALLWKHAIYNASYGLLDGVLTWVWSLFGSANAPQPDWLSVIPLISVEAALVWQWTPFMMLILLAGLQSRALDVVEAARVDGASSWQVFRYLTFPHLRRYLELAALLGSIYVVQNFDAVFTLTSGGLGTANLPYTVYETFYQGHDYGEASAEGVIVVACSLVIATFALRTVSSLFREETL from the coding sequence ATGATCGTGGTCACCCAGCTGCCCTTCGTGGGCACCCTGGTCATCTCGTTCATGCGCTGGAACGCCCTGGACCCGGGCAACCGGGGGTTCGGCGGCCTGTCCAACTACCGCAACGCGTTCTCCAATCCGGCGCTGCGCTCGGCGATCGTGACCACGGTGGTGCTGACCGCCTCGGTGGTCCTGGTGAGCCTGCTGCTGGGCCTTGGCCTGGCGCTGCTGCTGGACCGCAGGTTCCGCGGCCGCGGCATCGTCCGGACCATGCTGATCACCCCGTTCCTGGTGGTGCCGGTGGCCTCGGCGCTGCTCTGGAAGCACGCGATCTACAACGCCTCCTACGGGCTCCTGGACGGTGTGCTGACCTGGGTGTGGAGCCTGTTCGGCAGCGCCAACGCACCGCAGCCCGACTGGCTGTCGGTGATCCCGCTGATCTCGGTGGAGGCCGCGCTGGTGTGGCAGTGGACGCCGTTCATGATGCTGATCCTGCTGGCCGGGCTGCAGAGCCGGGCGCTGGACGTGGTCGAGGCCGCCCGGGTCGACGGGGCGAGCAGCTGGCAGGTGTTCCGCTACCTCACCTTCCCGCACCTGCGCCGCTACCTGGAACTCGCTGCCCTGCTCGGCAGCATCTACGTGGTCCAGAACTTCGACGCGGTGTTCACGCTGACCTCCGGCGGGCTGGGTACGGCCAACCTCCCCTACACCGTCTACGAGACCTTCTACCAGGGCCACGACTACGGCGAGGCCTCCGCGGAGGGCGTCATCGTGGTCGCCTGCTCGCTGGTCATCGCCACCTTCGCGCTGAGAACCGTCTCATCGCTGTTCCGGGAGGAGACGCTGTGA